In Oryza brachyantha chromosome 2, ObraRS2, whole genome shotgun sequence, a single window of DNA contains:
- the LOC102715450 gene encoding GTPase activating protein 1, which yields MLGHLVGLVKVRVVRGVNLAVRDLRSSDPYVIVRMGKQKLKTRVIKKTTNPEWNDELTLSIEDPAVPVRLEVYDKDTFIDDAMGNAELDIRPLVEVVKMKIEGVADDTVVKKVAPNRQNCLAEESAIYISEGKVKQDVVLRLRDVECGEIELQLQWVDIPGSKGV from the exons ATGCTGGGGCATCTGGTCGGGCTGGTGAAGGTCCGGGTGGTGAGGGGCGTCAACCTCGCCGTCCGCGACCTCCGCTCCAGCGACCCCTATGTCATCGTCCGCATGGGCAAGCAG AAGCTGAAGACACGAGTCATAAAGAAGACTACCAATCCAGAGTGGAACGATGAACTCACCCTCTCCATTGAAGATCCAGCCGTTCCTGTTAGACTG GAAGTGTATGACAAAGACACATTCATCGATGATGCAATGGGCAATGCCGAGCTGGACATCCGCCCACTGGTGGAGGTTGTCAAGATGAAGATTGAGGGTGTTGCTGACGACACGGTTGTGAAGAAAGTGGCACCCAATAGGCAGAACTGCCTAGCTGAAGAAAGCGCGATATACATCTCAGAGGGGAAGGTGAAGCAAGATGTGGTTCTGCGACTAAGGGATGTGGAGTGCGGGGAAATAGAGCTCCAGCTTCAGTGGGTCGACATCCCAGGCTCGAAGGGTGTATGA